A genomic region of Arachis hypogaea cultivar Tifrunner chromosome 5, arahy.Tifrunner.gnm2.J5K5, whole genome shotgun sequence contains the following coding sequences:
- the LOC112802650 gene encoding uncharacterized protein, which yields MVLPGLNGDRGTVPAPESMATSPKRSNRLHNFNLPHLKWGSQKYLRCTNSAGSSRSSSGDRRSSVSMSDESPPRRKRETEQERNHSVAKMPRSRINGKGRSGADGVKDGIEAMRQKLMFDLKTEADKMKDAILRNKEDDKMNVEEDENERESPPLLAAEGARTWNLRTRRAEWKIPFSDGGLGGGSEKPLKIDENSSPARTDGGTVKLLKLRSNSNKSAPRPKFSLQLSRKEVEEDFIKMVGHRPPRRPNKRPSSIRKQLDGLVPGSWLTEVTADLYKVAEDAGNGKARQSGKGKGKGKGKDKMLVSSDSDEES from the exons ATGGTGCTGCCGGGTTTGAACGGAGATAGAGGGACAGTTCCAGCGCCGGAGTCCATGGCGACCAGTCCCAAGCGATCAAACCGTCTTCATAATTTCAACCTTCCACACTTGAAGTGGGGAAGCCAGAAGTACCTGAGGTGCACAAACTCCGCCGGCTCTAGCCGCTCCAGCAGCGGAGATCGCCGATCTTCAGTTTCAATGTCCGATGAGTCACCGCCGAGGCGGAAGAGGGAAACGGAACAGGAGAGAAACCACTCGGTGGCAAAGATGCCGAGGTCGCGAATCAATGGCAAGGGCCGCAGCGGTGCCGACGGCGTCAAGGACGGAATTGAGGCGATGAGGCAAAAACTGATGTTTGATCTGAAAACCGAGGCTGACAAGATGAAAGACGCCATTTTGAGGAACAAAGAGGACGACAAGATGAATGTGGAGGAGGATGAAAACGAGCGGGAATCGCCGCCTCTGTTAGCGGCGGAGGGCGCGAGGACGTGGAATCTGAGGACAAGGCGAGCGGAGTGGAAGATTCCATTCTCCGACGGCGGACTTGGCGGCGGGAGCGAGAAACCGTTGAAGATTGATGAGAATTCCTCTCCTGCAAGAACTGACGGCGGCACCGTTAAGTTGCTGAAGCTTCGAAGCAATTCCAATAAGAGCGCGCCGAGGCCGAAATTCTCCCTTCAATTGTCAAGGAAGGAGGTTGAAGAAGATTTCATAAAGATGGTGGGCCACCGGCCGCCGCGCAGGCCGAACAAAAGGCCCAGTAGTATCCGGAAGCAATTGGAT GGTCTTGTTCCTGGTTCGTGGTTAACAGAGGTTACAGCAGATTTGTACAAGGTTGCTGAAGACGCAGGGAATGGAAAGGCGCGACAATCTGGGAAggggaagggaaagggaaagggaaaggacAAGATGCTTGTTTCTTCTGACTCTGATGAAGAATCTTGA